One stretch of Argiope bruennichi chromosome 3, qqArgBrue1.1, whole genome shotgun sequence DNA includes these proteins:
- the LOC129964180 gene encoding uncharacterized protein LOC129964180 isoform X1 — protein MVKSLTFLFASVTKIFRETIIMNSIMETSRAKCFVRWAIIAVGILAITDSVFIPLVVYRICYQSTSQFVPSQCVNCPFLALQGYSFSCFGNTAFPRNMTPAQAQCMIQRCQDGVKQTSVYLGRKKRDDSSKSTGEFVISQFPKSDTGESPQEKNMQVVGEIDVYVDADYDDEEMF, from the exons ATGGTGAAATCGCTCACCTTCCTCTTCGCTAGTGTCACCAAGATTTTCAGGGAAACAATCATAATG AATTCCATAATGGAAACAAGCCGAGCGAAATGTTTTGTTCGATGGGCTATCATAGCAGTTGGAATTTTGGCAATTACAGATAGTGTGTTCATACCTTTGGTG GTATATCGTATATGCTACCAGTCCACGAGTCAGTTTGTACCG AGCCAGTGCGTCAACTGTCCTTTCTTAGCATTACAGGGCTAT TCCTTCAGCTGCTTTGGAAAT ACTGCATTTCCCAGGAATATGACCCCAGCTCAAGCACAATGCATGATACAGAGATGTCAAGAC gGTGTAAAGCAAACATCTGTTTATCTGGGAAGGAAGAAAAGAGACGACAGCAGCAAATCGACTGGAGAATTCGTAATTTCACAATTCCCAAAAAGTGACACTGGAGAAAGTcctcaagaaaaaaatatgcaagttgTTGGTGAAATAGATGTTTATGTAGATGCTGATTATGATGATGAAGAAATGTTTTGA
- the LOC129964180 gene encoding uncharacterized protein LOC129964180 isoform X2, whose protein sequence is METSRAKCFVRWAIIAVGILAITDSVFIPLVVYRICYQSTSQFVPSQCVNCPFLALQGYSFSCFGNTAFPRNMTPAQAQCMIQRCQDGVKQTSVYLGRKKRDDSSKSTGEFVISQFPKSDTGESPQEKNMQVVGEIDVYVDADYDDEEMF, encoded by the exons ATGGAAACAAGCCGAGCGAAATGTTTTGTTCGATGGGCTATCATAGCAGTTGGAATTTTGGCAATTACAGATAGTGTGTTCATACCTTTGGTG GTATATCGTATATGCTACCAGTCCACGAGTCAGTTTGTACCG AGCCAGTGCGTCAACTGTCCTTTCTTAGCATTACAGGGCTAT TCCTTCAGCTGCTTTGGAAAT ACTGCATTTCCCAGGAATATGACCCCAGCTCAAGCACAATGCATGATACAGAGATGTCAAGAC gGTGTAAAGCAAACATCTGTTTATCTGGGAAGGAAGAAAAGAGACGACAGCAGCAAATCGACTGGAGAATTCGTAATTTCACAATTCCCAAAAAGTGACACTGGAGAAAGTcctcaagaaaaaaatatgcaagttgTTGGTGAAATAGATGTTTATGTAGATGCTGATTATGATGATGAAGAAATGTTTTGA